The nucleotide sequence tttaaaacttattaattttaattacCCCCCCCCCCccttccttttttttttttttttttttaaataataataatattattatttatgtaacctttattatattaatattgaCAAAGGGGATTACTCGTTTCCTTCCAATTAATTtcaaagaaaaaaaaaaaaataaataaaatgtacatattttatatatttataaatacatgaattaattattttgaagaaaaaaaaaatgagtACAACAAAATTACATATACTTGATCAACAACTAGATATCactttaattttatttaaaaatgttgTTAATTCAAAAGACCTATTAGAAAGTTATACAAAAAGTATGAATGATAAcatatgttatataaatgatttctttcttttattaGATAGTAATTTGGTaaaattatcaaaataaaatgttcaaacaaataaatgaaatgaaatgatatgaaatgaaatagaaaagaattacaaatgaatatacaaccttttttataaaatttaagaaattgtaaatattttatacatatatatatatatatatatatatatacactttatttttgtattatagGTTTACAATGAAAATCATATATTGCATAGTATTTATAGGGCTCATCATAATTTCCAATcgaaaaaaagaataacgaaaaatatttttctagAAATTCTTTTCCTTCTTTCACCTCATGAAAATGTATGtatccttttttatatctttttaatacagaattgtaaataatatatatatatatatatatatgatacaTGTTTATTTTACAAGTATTATTGAAttgtttgtttgtttatctatttatttatttatttatttttattttatcagATTAATGAGTGTGTAAAACaatatcaaataaaaaatgattcATCTTCTGTAATTTATGTGGGTATTAATATTTCCAAAGATctagtaataataataataataaaaaaaaaaaaaaaaaaaaaaaacttatgtatttttaacagtttaaaaatatatatacatatatctatatatattttttttaattttaggttgatatgtttataaaatCTGTTCAAGGAGATCAAGCTGATTTTAACGAATTGTCTTTCTTACatgataagaaaaaaattttagaaaattttaaatgtGATAATATGGACAATTTAGAGAgatttatttatcataatatagCTTCAAAGAAAATTAATTTGAGTTAAGAATTTAGAAACAATGATGTATATGTAATACCTTTAAAGGacaattctttttttataatatatataaatataaatatatatatatatatatatatatatatttatttatttatttatttatatttttttttttttttaagtttCTTATCTTTAAATAACGTAAAAGTTCTTTTATTTCTCAGTGCTAAATTCtcttaaaattaaaaacgTCGAATAAAATGAGaacacatatatttgtgttagacgttaaaaaaaaaaaaagaaggaaatatagaaatatagaaatatatatatgtatgtataaatgtatttatctatttatttatatatgtatttatctatttatttatatatgtatgtatatatgtatttatctatttatttatatatgtatgtttgtatgtatgtatCCTCTTGATAAATTGAGACACCAGGtgcatataaatatacagTGTTCTTAcacaataataattaagggctattttttaacaatattaatatatatatatatatatatatacatttatgCATCAATACAAGAAAGATATAACCTTCCTGTACTTGTTAAcaagaataaaaaaaaaaaaaaaaaaaatagattCTTCATATGAATAGATCTCCAATTAAATCATATATGGTAAATCAATATGAGCATCTATTGGTAATCCAGATATAATTCTAACAAAATTCCATAAGCTTTCTAATTGTGAAAAGAAAGAATGTCTTGTTTTATATACACTGGAGTTAAAAGGAGATTTACAGAAAAGACTAGATAAAAAGAGAACACTAtctaaatttttaaatgaacTATATTTTGGCTTTAATATAGTATGAGATAATTTATAATCTTcaatttgtatattttcatttaataaatgttcatcttcatttgttttcttttcttGACTAGGTTTGAAGAAAACACGTTGTGATAATTCTACAAGTAATATTAAATCAATTAATATAGGAGATGCTAACATAGAATCTTGAcagatattatataaaactattgtatttttaccattcataaatatttcacTAATATATTCATCTATAGCTTTTTTATCATCTCCAACATATggtacatattttataacaaTTTCACTGTTAactttttgtttttctaAACTTTCCACATAGGTACAATCATCTTCAATATCGGCACTCACTTTTCCCTTTTCATTTAAACTATCTCCTTCACAATAATCTAAGCTTTTTTTTACTAATACATTTGTATCTTTCTCATCATcaacatataaattttcattAGCACGTACATAGTCACATATTAAATTGCTTTTAGATACTTTCTTGCTGTAAAATTGTAAATCTGAAGATAAATTTTTGCCGTCATTATTTCCAAGGTGATTGTATGACACGATGCTCTTTGGTTTTAATCctacaagaaaaaaaaaaaaaaaaaaaaaaaaaaaaaaaaaaaatatatatatatatatatatNNNNNNNNNNNNNNNNNNNNNNNNNNNNNNNNNNNNNNNNNNNNNNNNNNNNNNNNNNNNNNNNNNNNNNNNNNNNNNNNNNNNNNNNNNNNNNNNNNNNNNNNNNNNNNNNNNNNNNNNNNNNNNNNNNNNNNNNNNNNNNNNNNNNNNNNNNNNNNNNNNNNNNNNNNNNNNNNNNNNNNNNNNNNNNNNNNNNNNNNNNNNNNNNNNNNNNNNNNNNNNNNNNNNNNNNNNNNNNNNNNNNNNNNNNNNNNNNNNNNNNNNNNNNNNNNNNNNNNNNNNNNNNNNNNNNNNNNNNNNNNNNNNNNNNNNNNNNNNNNNNNNNNNNNNNNNNNNNNNNNNNNNNNNNNNNNNNNNNNNNNNNNNNNNNNNNNNNNNNNNGTTTTAAacctaaaaaaaaaaaaaaaaaaaaaaaaaaaaaaaaaaaaaaaaatatatatatatatatatatatatgtatatatatatgcatgtatgtacaaatttatatacatatacattaATTTGCTCATTGATTTGTTCCTTTTTGTGATACCTGTTCCAAAGTAAAAGTCGAGGAggaaatttttaattttggTTTGTCCTGTTTTTAAATCATTTCCAATGATGAATATTCCCTTCTGTTGAGCTAATTGTACTACTGCACTTACCAATGTATTTTGAGGGCTACTATTTATAAAAGGAGAGTTTTCTAAAATAGCTGCAAGAGCATAGATAACACTAGGTGAAACAGATTcatgattttttttacatgcatgtaaaatatttagaAAAGTGTCATTTACTCCTGGTATATGtggtatatttttttctgtaTTACCTGACCATAATACAATAAgttcatttaaattattttgttttttaaaatttctAATTTGTTCTCTTACTTGTTCTAATATTtctaatttatttttaccaTATAAGATATTATTAACTCTACGTTGTTGATTACCTGCAATAAAATTTCctttaaaatatacacTTTTTAATGGTACATAATCTAAATCatctttaattttttcaataaCTTCATTATCAAAAACTTTATTACGAACTAAACAATCTTTtaaattcatattattaatatccCAACCACCATAAACGATATTTTCTggattatatatatctataagTTTATAAATTGGAGCATATGCATGTTCTTTAtccttttcattatatCCTAATCTAATATtagatgataaaaaaacaCTACCTAAAT is from Plasmodium reichenowi strain SY57 chromosome 5, whole genome shotgun sequence and encodes:
- a CDS encoding inositol-3-phosphate synthase, putative, which gives rise to METYKGMQFSSNKGTVKNAFKKSNLGYEVMLDRKEDENFIYSNYEHVETQVERDSKGMVVCKKYKNTYEILVEKVKEKRLGVLLVGIGGNNATTMLGGVCANAKDLTYMNKCDLKRSNYLGSVFLSSNIRLGYNEKDKEHAYAPIYKLIDIYNPENIVYGGWDINNMNLKDCLVRNKVFDNEVIEKIKDDLDYVPLKSVYFKGNFIAGNQQRRVNNILYGKNKLEILEQVREQIRNFKKQNNLNELIVLWSGNTEKNIPHIPGVNDTFLNILHACKKNHESVSPSVIYALAAILENSPFINSSPQNTLVSAVVQLAQQKGIFIIGNDLKTGQTKIKNFLLDFYFGTGLKPKSIVSYNHLGNNDGKNLSSDLQFYSKKVSKSNLICDYVRANENLYVDDEKDTNVLVKKSLDYCEGDSLNEKGKVSADIEDDCTYVESLEKQKVNSEIVIKYVPYVGDDKKAIDEYISEIFMNGKNTIVLYNICQDSMLASPILIDLILLVELSQRVFFKPSQEKKTNEDEHLLNENIQIEDYKLSHTILKPKYSSFKNLDSVLFLSSLFCKSPFNSSVYKTRHSFFSQLESLWNFVRIISGLPIDAHIDLPYMI
- a CDS encoding kinase binding protein CGI-121, putative translates to MSTTKLHILDQQLDITLILFKNVVNSKDLLESYTKSMNDNICYINDFFLLLDSNLVYNENHILHSIYRAHHNFQSKKRITKNIFLEILFLLSPHENINECVKQYQIKNDSSSVIYVGINISKDLVDMFIKSVQGDQADFNELSFLHDKKKILENFKCDNMDNLERFIYHNIASKKINLS